The Miscanthus floridulus cultivar M001 chromosome 7, ASM1932011v1, whole genome shotgun sequence genome includes a region encoding these proteins:
- the LOC136467653 gene encoding dof zinc finger protein 4-like, translating to MQEFQSIPGLAGRLFGGAGAADLRRAQQGPGARCGGVSPAAPPEAVKCPRCESTNTKFCYYNNYNLSQPRHFCKSCRRYWTKGGVLRNVPVGGGCRKTKRASSSATSSVPSTPTSGDAVANKNPRRASASSPRSTNSGSASPTAGAATTTTTTPAPTPTTPATPSSSNSVAAFTTSSHHHHSNPFSTIDVVAPPAPIFADQAAALASLFAPPPPPQLPVFTFAAQPKVEAPTTPSELQPAPSSSSVVSEDMAPFASLEAAGIFELGDAASAAAYWNAGSCWTDVVQDPSMYLP from the coding sequence ATGCAGGAGTTCCAGTCCATCCCGGGCCTGGCCGGGCGGCTGTTCGGCGGGGCCGGGGCCGCCGACCTCCGTCGCGCGCAGCAGGGCCCCGGGGCTCGGTGCGGCGGCGTCTCGCCCGCAGCGCCGCCAGAGGCGGTGAAGTGCCCGCGGTGCGAGTCCACCAACACCAAGTTCTGCTACTACAACAACTACAACCTGTCGCAGCCGCGGCACTTCTGCAAGAGCTGCCGCCGGTACTGGACCAAGGGCGGCGTTCTGCGCAACGTCCCCGTGGGCGGGGGCTGCCGCAAGACGAAGCGCGCGTCGTCGTCCGCCACGTCGTCGGTGCCGTCCACGCCCACGTCGGGCGACGCGGTGGCCAACAAGAACCCGCGCCGCGCCTCGGCGTCCTCGCCCCGCTCCACCAACAGCGGCAGCGCGAGCCCCACGGCCGGcgccgcgacgacgacgacgacgacgccggcCCCGACCCCGACCACCCCCgccacgccgtcgtcgtcgaaCAGCGTCGCCGCCTTCACGACGagcagccaccaccaccactcgAACCCCTTCTCCACGATCGACGTGGTGGCGCCACCGGCGCCGATATTCGCCGAtcaggcggcggcgctggcgtccCTCTTCGCACCTCCCCCGCCGCCGCAGCTCCCGGTGTTCACCTTCGCGGCGCAGCCGAAGGTGGAAGCGCCCACCACCCCCTCGGAGCTGCAGCcggcgccgtcctcctcctcggtAGTCTCCGAGGACATGGCGCCGTTCGCGTCCCTGGAAGCCGCTGGGATATTCGAGCTCGGCGACGCCGCGTCAGCCGCGGCGTACTGGAATGCCGGGAGCTGCTGGACGGACGTCGTCCAGGATCCCAGCATGTACCTACCCTAG
- the LOC136464359 gene encoding uncharacterized protein, producing MDLWERARAFAGEAAKRSQELSAEAAKRSSALVSETAKKSKEIFSETASKSREIAAEATKQADLLAGQIKHLASDLPVPSIPPIAAAASSEPDAPELERYGITDDLREFVKGMTISTFRDFPLQDEPEVSDVPTVSNVRQDLNEWQARHATLVLSAVKEISKFRYELCPRYMKERKFWRVYFLLVNSYTAPFEKKYFEELKVKAEEEKKDSQKEASQASTTAEPKDTKAPSMTSSTNPEHDLDVFLLGDLGSDDEGPVDGDDGLDDDFDKIDATSGLESDDDDKKPATGKAEDAK from the exons ATGGATCTCTGGGAGAGGGCCCGGGCCTTCGCCGGCGAGGCGGCGAAGCGGTCGCAGGAGCTCTCCGCGGAGGCGGCCAAGCGCTCGTCGGCGCTGGTCTCGGAGACGGCGAAGAAGTCCAAGGAGATCTTCTCCGAGACCGCCTCTAAGTCGCGGGAGATCGCCGCCGAGGCCACCAAGCAGGCCGACCTCCTCGCCGGCCAGATCAAGCACCTCGCCTCCGACCTCCCCGTGCCCTCGATCCCGCctatcgccgccgccgcctcgtcggAGCCCGACGCGCCCGAACTTGAGCGCTACGGCATCACCGACGACCTCCGCGAGTTCGTCAAGGGCATGACCATAAGTACCTTCCGCGACTTCCCACTGCAAG ATGAGCCTGAGGTGTCTGATGTGCCAACGGTGTCGAATGTGCGTCAGGATCTGAACGAGTGGCAGGCCAGGCACGCCACACTTGTCCTCTCGGCAGTCAAG GAAATATCAAAGTTCAGATATGAACTATGCCCAAGATACATGAAAGAGCGCAAGTTCTGGCGGGTGTATTTTTTGCTAGTAAACAGCTATACAGCCCC GTTTGAGAAGAAATACTTCGAGGAGCTGAAAGTGAAAGCAGAGGAAGAGAAAAAGGATTCCCAGAAGGAAGCATCCCAGGCATCTACAACTGCAGAACCGAAAGACACAAAAGCGCCAAGCATGACCTCTTCAACAAATCCAGAACATGATCTGGATGTATTTCTGTTGGGGGATCTGGGTAGCGACGATGAGGGACCTG ttgatggtgatgatgggCTAGATGATGACTTTGATAAGATTGATGCAACCTCG GGTTTGGAAAGTGATGACGATGACAAAAAACCAGCAACAGGGAAGGCAGAAGATGCGAAGTAG